One Hugenholtzia roseola DSM 9546 genomic window carries:
- the der gene encoding ribosome biogenesis GTPase Der, which yields MANIVAIVGRPNVGKSTLFNRLVESRQAIMHDESGVTRDRHYGQGEWQNHFFSVIDTGGYVVGSEDVFEKAIREQVEIALEEASVVLFMVDCQAGITPLDEEFANVLRRSAKPVLLVANKADNHHLLQAAHEFYNLGFAAEIFAISSQSGSGTGELLDKVITYFEDNGIENPHEGLPRITILGRPNVGKSSFLNVLLGRERAIVSDIAGTTRDSIDTEYNFFGKNFIITDTAGIRRKARVKENIEFYSVMRSIKALEDADVCIMMIDATQGLEAQDMSLIRLAISRKKGLILMVNKWDMLEKDSNTAHRYTEILKERLAPADYIPVVFTSVIEKQRVFQVMERAVEIAEKRKTRFATSALNAKILPEIERNPPPSHRGHHINIKYITQLNGNYPIFALFSNHSKHIKESYRRFVENKIREHFGLEGVPMSLVFKEK from the coding sequence ATGGCAAATATTGTAGCAATCGTGGGCAGACCCAATGTGGGCAAATCTACCCTTTTTAATCGTTTAGTGGAGTCGCGTCAGGCTATTATGCACGACGAAAGCGGCGTAACACGCGATAGGCACTACGGACAAGGCGAATGGCAGAACCATTTTTTCTCGGTCATCGATACGGGCGGCTATGTAGTAGGCTCGGAAGATGTCTTCGAAAAAGCCATTCGCGAACAGGTGGAAATCGCCCTCGAAGAGGCTTCTGTCGTCCTTTTTATGGTAGATTGTCAGGCAGGCATCACCCCCTTAGACGAAGAGTTTGCCAATGTTTTGCGCCGCTCTGCCAAACCCGTCTTGCTTGTCGCAAATAAGGCAGATAATCACCACTTATTGCAGGCTGCCCATGAGTTTTACAACTTAGGCTTTGCCGCCGAAATCTTCGCCATCTCCTCGCAAAGTGGCTCTGGTACGGGCGAACTGCTCGATAAGGTCATTACTTATTTTGAAGACAATGGCATCGAGAATCCACACGAAGGATTGCCACGCATTACCATCTTAGGACGACCCAATGTAGGCAAATCGTCTTTCCTCAATGTGCTTTTGGGCAGAGAGCGCGCTATCGTTTCCGACATCGCAGGCACAACACGCGACTCTATCGATACCGAATACAACTTTTTTGGAAAAAACTTTATCATCACCGATACGGCAGGTATCAGACGCAAGGCAAGGGTCAAGGAAAACATAGAATTTTATTCTGTCATGCGCTCTATCAAAGCCTTAGAAGATGCCGATGTCTGTATTATGATGATTGATGCCACACAAGGCTTGGAAGCGCAGGATATGAGTTTGATACGATTGGCAATTTCGCGCAAAAAAGGGCTTATCCTGATGGTCAATAAATGGGACATGCTCGAAAAAGATAGCAATACCGCCCACCGCTACACCGAAATTTTGAAAGAACGCCTCGCTCCCGCCGACTATATCCCCGTCGTTTTTACGTCCGTTATAGAAAAGCAGCGCGTCTTTCAAGTAATGGAACGCGCCGTAGAAATTGCAGAAAAACGCAAGACCCGCTTTGCTACCTCTGCCCTCAATGCCAAGATTCTACCCGAAATAGAACGCAATCCGCCGCCCTCCCATCGCGGACACCACATCAATATCAAATACATTACACAACTAAATGGCAATTATCCCATTTTTGCACTTTTTTCAAATCATTCCAAACACATCAAAGAATCCTATCGCCGTTTTGTAGAAAACAAAATTCGCGAACATTTCGGACTCGAAGGCGTGCCAATGAGTTTGGTTTTTAAAGAAAAATAA
- the tgt gene encoding tRNA guanosine(34) transglycosylase Tgt, producing the protein MQFELLSTDPKSKARAGTITTAHGSIETPIFMPVGTAATVKGVHQRELKDDIQAQIILGNTYHLYLRPTTEILEKAGGLHRFNGWDRPILTDSGGYQVYSLGQIRKITEEGVVFNSHIDGSKHHFTPEGVMDIQRSIGADIIMAFDECTPYPCEYGYAKKSMEMTHRWLKRCIKRFDETPPKYGYDQTLFPIVQGSVYQDLRRASAEFIAEQGREGNAIGGLSVGEPAEMMYEHTQAVCDILPQDKPRYLMGVGTPANILEGIALGVDMFDCVMPTRNARNGMLFTTEGIINIRNKKWEDDFSPLDAGLPNSYASSFYTKAYLRHLHRCNELLGAQIASVHNLTFYLHLVKEARKHILAGDFYDWKEKQVKILMQRL; encoded by the coding sequence ATGCAATTCGAGCTTCTTTCCACCGACCCCAAGAGCAAAGCCCGCGCAGGCACTATCACAACCGCACATGGGAGCATTGAAACGCCTATTTTTATGCCCGTAGGCACAGCCGCCACAGTCAAGGGCGTGCATCAGCGCGAATTGAAGGACGATATCCAAGCCCAGATTATTTTGGGCAATACGTATCACCTTTATTTACGACCCACTACTGAAATTTTAGAAAAGGCAGGAGGGCTGCACCGTTTCAATGGTTGGGATAGACCTATTCTCACCGATAGCGGCGGCTATCAGGTCTATTCTTTGGGTCAGATTCGCAAAATAACCGAAGAGGGGGTAGTGTTCAACTCTCACATCGATGGCTCGAAGCACCACTTTACCCCCGAAGGCGTGATGGACATTCAGCGCAGTATTGGGGCTGATATTATCATGGCTTTTGACGAATGTACGCCTTATCCTTGTGAGTATGGCTATGCCAAGAAGTCGATGGAAATGACTCACCGTTGGCTCAAACGTTGCATCAAGCGTTTTGATGAAACGCCGCCCAAGTATGGCTACGACCAAACACTTTTTCCTATCGTGCAGGGTAGTGTGTATCAAGATTTGCGCCGCGCTTCGGCAGAATTTATCGCCGAGCAGGGTAGGGAAGGAAATGCTATCGGCGGACTTTCGGTAGGCGAACCTGCCGAGATGATGTATGAACATACACAAGCCGTTTGCGACATTTTGCCACAAGATAAGCCGCGCTATTTGATGGGCGTAGGCACGCCTGCTAATATTTTGGAGGGTATCGCCTTAGGTGTGGATATGTTTGATTGCGTCATGCCCACGCGCAATGCGCGAAACGGCATGCTTTTTACCACCGAAGGCATCATCAACATTCGCAATAAGAAGTGGGAAGACGATTTTTCGCCCCTTGATGCAGGCTTGCCCAATAGCTACGCCAGCAGCTTTTATACCAAAGCCTACCTGCGCCACCTGCACCGTTGTAATGAACTTTTGGGAGCGCAAATTGCCTCTGTGCATAACCTTACTTTTTATCTGCACTTGGTAAAAGAAGCGCGAAAGCACATCTTGGCAGGCGATTTTTATGATTGGAAAGAAAAGCAGGTTAAAATTTTGATGCAAAGACTTTAA
- a CDS encoding metallophosphoesterase family protein — protein sequence MFSIERVVLGSNWLEYEFLVNRAFRKKIFQTFAALKVFPLALFLKIMYLSKTLTEGRRFAITDIHGCANSFEALLEKIGLNRQDTLFLLGDYISKGRDSKAVLDLILKLQQEGYDLRLLRGNHEEMLLHVAGQAKKYLKWFVRVHKCRNLLNKEEELPKKYWRLLESLPYYIETEDFFLVHAGLNFESENPLLDKQAMIWTRKRMCDKQDFLKGKTLVHGHKPTPLRQIKESIEAAQKIICLDNGCVQGGKQSEKGKFGKLLCLNLDTRQLITQKNIG from the coding sequence TTGTTTTCAATAGAAAGGGTAGTTTTGGGTTCAAATTGGCTCGAATATGAATTTTTGGTGAATAGGGCTTTTAGAAAGAAAATATTTCAGACCTTTGCAGCCTTAAAAGTTTTTCCTTTGGCTCTCTTTCTGAAAATTATGTATCTTTCCAAAACGCTTACAGAAGGGCGTAGGTTCGCCATTACTGATATTCATGGCTGTGCCAATAGTTTTGAGGCACTTTTAGAAAAAATAGGGCTAAACCGTCAGGATACGCTTTTTCTTTTGGGCGACTACATCAGCAAAGGGCGCGATAGCAAAGCCGTTTTAGACCTCATTTTAAAACTACAACAAGAAGGCTATGATTTGCGTCTGCTGCGCGGCAATCATGAAGAAATGCTTTTGCACGTGGCAGGGCAGGCGAAAAAGTATCTCAAATGGTTTGTCAGGGTGCATAAATGCCGCAATTTATTGAACAAAGAGGAGGAATTGCCTAAAAAATATTGGCGGCTTTTGGAGTCGTTGCCTTACTACATAGAAACGGAAGATTTCTTTTTGGTGCATGCGGGGCTGAATTTTGAGTCTGAAAATCCGCTGCTCGATAAGCAAGCCATGATTTGGACGCGCAAAAGAATGTGCGATAAGCAAGATTTTCTAAAAGGAAAAACCTTAGTACATGGACACAAGCCCACGCCGTTGCGTCAAATTAAAGAAAGCATTGAGGCTGCACAAAAGATAATTTGCTTGGACAATGGCTGTGTGCAGGGTGGCAAACAAAGCGAAAAGGGAAAGTTTGGAAAACTACTTTGTCTTAATTTGGACACGCGCCAGCTTATCACACAGAAAAACATAGGATAG
- a CDS encoding SusD/RagB family nutrient-binding outer membrane lipoprotein yields the protein MKKKWIYAALLGAALTFGTSSCDKFLDINTDPNAATTVDPSFLITPIQVRMSSNRTIETGPVFQFYAQQWASGGSAGVFFDPERYNIGVFGPRNTWNTYYNSCLNNVALMELQAREAGNPNVEAQAKIMKAILFYDITCIFGEAPYSEALNVEIQGPKFDSQEEVLRGVVTLCEEAVALADPSNPIPGAFSGDLFYGPSGWSPSSAPAQQMERWIKAANSLKFKALMLLHNGGANVSAEIAAVFNQPMIETLGEDLAVPYAEEVNNANPVWKLLNLYSGGENVWFEACDPLMDLMKESNDPRLATYFDQDGNGAFTSRQSGTNTGSVSPLSLNILRRAFPDRIITASEIALLRAEAMVLGLAPGGQAGAQEEMRRGISLSLDFFDGKPGQIGAAAKQTYINQFNIANQSQAGALRTLHVQQYIDLASLRGLEAWTQWRRTKVPDLTVPAGALLGDIIRRFPYADEEISSNPNNIGQPALDLPMWFEGN from the coding sequence ATGAAGAAAAAATGGATATACGCTGCTCTCTTGGGAGCAGCCCTTACTTTCGGAACTTCTTCTTGCGACAAGTTCCTCGACATCAACACTGACCCTAACGCTGCCACTACGGTAGACCCTTCGTTCCTTATCACGCCTATTCAGGTGCGCATGAGTTCGAATCGTACCATAGAAACAGGACCCGTTTTCCAGTTTTACGCGCAGCAGTGGGCTTCAGGCGGTTCGGCAGGGGTTTTCTTTGACCCTGAAAGATACAATATCGGTGTTTTCGGTCCCCGAAACACTTGGAATACCTACTATAACTCTTGCTTAAATAACGTTGCCTTGATGGAGTTACAAGCAAGAGAAGCAGGCAATCCAAACGTAGAAGCGCAGGCAAAAATCATGAAAGCGATTCTTTTTTATGACATTACTTGTATCTTCGGTGAAGCTCCTTATTCAGAGGCTCTAAATGTAGAAATTCAAGGTCCTAAGTTTGACTCGCAAGAGGAAGTATTACGTGGTGTTGTCACGCTTTGTGAAGAAGCGGTAGCTTTGGCAGACCCTTCTAACCCAATACCCGGTGCCTTCAGTGGCGACCTTTTCTACGGACCTTCAGGCTGGAGTCCTTCTTCTGCACCTGCCCAGCAGATGGAGCGTTGGATTAAAGCAGCTAATTCTTTGAAATTTAAAGCCTTAATGCTTTTGCACAATGGCGGCGCGAATGTGTCGGCGGAAATTGCAGCCGTTTTCAATCAGCCTATGATTGAAACTTTGGGTGAAGATTTGGCAGTGCCTTATGCAGAGGAAGTAAACAATGCAAACCCTGTGTGGAAACTCTTGAATTTGTATTCTGGTGGTGAAAACGTTTGGTTTGAGGCGTGCGACCCTCTTATGGATTTGATGAAAGAATCTAACGACCCTCGTTTGGCTACTTATTTTGACCAAGATGGAAATGGAGCATTTACCTCTCGTCAGTCGGGTACAAACACAGGTTCTGTGTCGCCGCTTTCTTTGAACATCTTGCGTCGTGCTTTTCCTGATAGAATCATTACCGCTTCTGAAATTGCTTTGCTTAGAGCAGAGGCAATGGTTTTAGGATTGGCTCCCGGCGGTCAGGCAGGTGCGCAAGAAGAGATGCGTCGTGGTATTAGCTTGAGCTTGGATTTCTTTGATGGCAAACCCGGACAGATTGGCGCGGCTGCAAAGCAGACTTACATCAATCAGTTCAATATTGCTAATCAAAGCCAAGCAGGTGCATTGCGTACCTTGCACGTACAACAGTACATCGACTTAGCAAGTTTGCGCGGTTTGGAGGCTTGGACACAGTGGAGAAGAACCAAAGTGCCAGACCTTACTGTGCCAGCGGGCGCACTTTTGGGCGACATCATCCGTCGTTTCCCTTATGCAGACGAAGAAATTAGCTCTAACCCCAACAATATCGGACAGCCTGCACTGGACTTGCCGATGTGGTTTGAAGGCAACTAA
- a CDS encoding M13 family metallopeptidase has translation MFDSFPKYNFAAPYTAARKYLTLSAFACLGLSLFACDNKSSQTTEKTDTTQVAETQNQAPADYKAIDLANFDTSIRPQDDFFQFVNGSWLSKTEIPDSEARWGSFNELRDKNKSLLKNVVEEALTANAAAGSPQQLVADFYKSGMDTTTINQKGIEPLQAQMAAIEAATSVEELLVVAAEQKKMGVSSFFSLWVDADEKNSTQNILSLYQGGMSLPTKNYYLQKAFDAQLAAFEKYVATMLEKAGTPNAAAVAKNIIALEKKLAQVAKEPKELRDPEANYNKMAFADFAKKYPNLKAERYFNALGANGLTDIVVGQPAFFVGLDNLLKTAKLDDLKHYQKWRLLNTAAPFLSSNFADEHFNFFQKTLSGKKSQQERWKTVIETVDGKVGHAVGQLYVAKAFSPKAKEKAAAMIENIRTAFGESIDGLAWMSEATKVKAKEKLNAIVYKIGYPDKWKSYEGLVIKADDYLGNIQRAYALEFGEDMQKIGKPVDRGEWHMTPATVNAYYNPVQNEIVFPAAILQPPFFSEFADDAVNYGGIGAVIGHELSHGFDDQGSQYGADGNMENWWTEQDRQSFEALTKKLVQQYDEYTVLDGLHVKGELTLGENIADLGGVTMAYAGLKRALAAGSSQEKIDGYTPEQRFFISWAQIWRTKHRDAELQRLIEIDPHSPGQFRANGPLSNFEPFFEAFEVKQGDKMRRDDLIKIW, from the coding sequence ATGTTTGATAGTTTTCCCAAATACAATTTCGCTGCCCCCTACACTGCGGCACGAAAGTACCTTACGCTTTCGGCTTTTGCTTGTTTAGGGCTTTCGCTTTTCGCCTGCGACAATAAAAGCAGCCAAACGACAGAAAAGACCGATACCACACAGGTAGCCGAAACACAAAATCAAGCTCCTGCCGATTACAAAGCCATCGACTTGGCAAACTTTGATACTTCAATACGTCCGCAAGACGATTTTTTTCAATTTGTCAATGGCAGTTGGCTTTCCAAAACAGAAATTCCCGATTCGGAAGCCCGTTGGGGTAGTTTCAACGAATTGCGCGATAAAAATAAGAGCCTTCTCAAAAACGTAGTGGAAGAAGCCCTAACCGCCAACGCCGCAGCAGGTTCGCCCCAGCAACTTGTCGCTGATTTCTATAAAAGCGGCATGGATACGACTACCATCAACCAAAAGGGCATCGAGCCTTTGCAGGCGCAAATGGCGGCTATCGAGGCGGCTACCAGCGTAGAAGAGCTTTTGGTAGTGGCGGCAGAGCAGAAAAAAATGGGGGTTTCGTCTTTCTTTTCGCTTTGGGTAGATGCCGACGAAAAAAATAGCACGCAGAACATTCTTTCTCTTTATCAGGGTGGCATGTCGCTTCCTACCAAAAACTACTACCTCCAAAAAGCCTTTGATGCGCAACTTGCTGCCTTTGAAAAATATGTCGCTACAATGCTCGAAAAGGCAGGTACGCCCAATGCAGCGGCAGTGGCTAAAAATATCATAGCCTTAGAAAAGAAGTTGGCACAGGTAGCGAAAGAGCCGAAAGAATTGCGCGACCCCGAAGCAAATTACAACAAAATGGCATTTGCAGATTTTGCCAAAAAATATCCCAACTTGAAGGCAGAGCGTTATTTCAATGCTTTGGGTGCAAATGGGCTTACTGATATTGTCGTGGGGCAGCCTGCCTTTTTTGTAGGTCTGGATAATTTGCTCAAAACGGCGAAGTTGGACGATTTAAAGCACTATCAGAAGTGGCGTTTGCTCAATACCGCCGCGCCTTTCCTAAGTAGCAATTTTGCCGACGAGCATTTCAACTTTTTCCAAAAAACTTTAAGCGGCAAGAAATCACAACAAGAGCGTTGGAAGACCGTCATCGAAACCGTAGATGGCAAGGTAGGACACGCCGTAGGACAACTTTATGTGGCGAAGGCTTTTAGCCCGAAGGCAAAAGAAAAAGCCGCCGCCATGATTGAAAACATACGCACTGCCTTTGGCGAAAGCATCGATGGTCTGGCTTGGATGAGCGAGGCTACCAAAGTAAAAGCCAAAGAAAAGCTCAATGCCATTGTCTATAAAATTGGCTACCCCGACAAGTGGAAAAGCTATGAAGGTTTGGTTATCAAAGCCGATGATTATTTGGGCAATATCCAACGCGCCTATGCTTTGGAATTTGGCGAGGATATGCAGAAAATCGGAAAGCCCGTAGATAGAGGCGAATGGCACATGACCCCTGCAACCGTCAATGCCTATTACAATCCCGTACAAAACGAAATTGTGTTCCCTGCCGCTATTTTGCAGCCGCCCTTTTTTAGCGAATTTGCCGATGATGCTGTCAATTACGGAGGCATTGGTGCAGTTATCGGACACGAACTCTCACATGGCTTTGACGACCAAGGCAGTCAATACGGCGCAGACGGCAACATGGAAAACTGGTGGACAGAGCAAGACAGGCAGTCTTTTGAGGCACTCACCAAAAAATTAGTGCAGCAATACGACGAATACACCGTCTTAGATGGCTTGCACGTAAAAGGCGAACTTACTTTGGGTGAAAATATTGCCGACTTAGGGGGCGTTACGATGGCGTATGCAGGGCTGAAACGCGCCTTAGCCGCTGGTAGCAGCCAAGAAAAAATTGACGGCTACACACCCGAACAGCGATTTTTTATCAGTTGGGCGCAAATCTGGCGTACCAAACACCGCGACGCAGAATTGCAGCGTCTGATAGAAATAGACCCCCATTCGCCCGGACAATTCCGCGCCAATGGTCCGCTTTCCAATTTTGAACCGTTCTTTGAAGCCTTCGAAGTAAAACAAGGCGATAAAATGCGCCGCGACGACCTTATCAAAATTTGGTAG